DNA sequence from the Cohnella herbarum genome:
AAATGTTCGCGCCCTCGTGCACCAAAGTGAAAAATTCCGTTAGTTCGAGCGAGATGAACGAGAGACCCAACAATACCGTTACGGCAAGCCAACCGATCAAAGCCTTGCGATTGCCCCTGTTCATCGCCAGCACGGCCAATCCGCTCGTGAAGCTGCTGGTCAGCAAGATAAACGTTTCCGCGATAATGCCCGGCATTTCGAACAACTCGGCCCCCGTAGGACCTCCCGCCGTGCTGTCGTTTAACACGATAAACGTGGCGAACAGCGTTCCGAACATAATGAAGTCGGTGATCAGGAAGATCCAGAACCCCA
Encoded proteins:
- the cyoC gene encoding cytochrome o ubiquinol oxidase subunit III, which produces MAKSENLNVSSASHHGGDDGHHDLEGMRVMGFWIFLITDFIMFGTLFATFIVLNDSTAGGPTGAELFEMPGIIAETFILLTSSFTSGLAVLAMNRGNRKALIGWLAVTVLLGLSFISLELTEFFTLVHEGANISTSAFWTAFYTLVGTHGLHVSIGLVWITAIMIQLARHGINPVTKRKVNIVSLYWHFLDVVWIFVLTIVYLMEVM